One window of Desulfovibrio subterraneus genomic DNA carries:
- a CDS encoding DUF2160 domain-containing protein — protein sequence MDMEWMAWTPVTAGFFIVIVVMLIGMTCWEIVSPNVARKGLLPIVTTRGDRLFVGLLSSAYIHLAWVGLTDYPVWIATVFSVGFIVAVQRWG from the coding sequence ATGGATATGGAATGGATGGCGTGGACGCCTGTTACTGCTGGTTTTTTCATTGTGATTGTGGTTATGCTTATAGGCATGACCTGTTGGGAGATTGTTTCCCCTAACGTTGCGCGCAAGGGGCTGCTGCCCATTGTGACCACAAGGGGGGACCGTCTGTTTGTCGGGCTGCTGAGCAGTGCATACATTCACTTGGCCTGGGTGGGGCTTACCGACTATCCGGTATGGATTGCGACAGTGTTTTCCGTGGGCTTTATTGTTGCCGTACAGCGCTGGGGATGA
- a CDS encoding carbohydrate ABC transporter permease, with product MKIRKRYFVLALYLVVLFLPIYWMLNMSLRTNAEILGSLAMYPEHPTLENYMKIFGDPSWYSGYINSIIYVTMNMVISLVTALPAAYAFSRFRFIGDKHVFFWLLTNRMAPPAVFLLPFFQLYSTFNLIDTHIAVALAHCLFNVPLAVWILEGFMSGVPREIDETAFIDGYSFPHFFLRVFIPLIRAGIGVTAFFCFMFSWVELLLARTLTTTSAKPIAATMTRTVSATGLDWGLLAAAGILTIVPGALVIWFVRNHLAKGFALGRV from the coding sequence ATGAAGATACGCAAACGCTACTTTGTGCTCGCTCTGTATCTGGTGGTGCTGTTTCTGCCCATCTACTGGATGCTGAACATGTCGCTGCGTACCAACGCGGAGATTCTCGGCAGTCTGGCCATGTATCCGGAGCACCCGACCCTTGAGAACTACATGAAAATATTCGGGGACCCCTCGTGGTATTCCGGCTACATAAACTCCATCATCTACGTGACCATGAACATGGTCATCTCGCTGGTCACGGCGTTGCCCGCAGCCTATGCCTTTTCACGCTTCCGCTTCATCGGCGACAAGCATGTGTTCTTCTGGCTGCTCACCAACCGCATGGCACCCCCTGCGGTATTTCTGCTGCCGTTCTTCCAGCTGTATTCCACCTTCAATCTCATCGATACCCACATAGCCGTGGCTCTTGCGCACTGTCTGTTCAACGTGCCGCTGGCGGTGTGGATTCTTGAAGGCTTCATGTCCGGCGTGCCGCGCGAGATAGACGAAACAGCTTTCATAGACGGCTACTCCTTCCCGCATTTCTTCCTGCGCGTGTTCATTCCGCTTATCCGTGCGGGCATCGGGGTTACCGCCTTCTTCTGCTTCATGTTCAGCTGGGTTGAACTGCTGCTGGCACGTACCCTTACAACCACGTCGGCCAAGCCCATCGCAGCAACCATGACGCGTACCGTAAGCGCCACCGGTCTGGACTGGGGGCTGCTGGCCGCGGCGGGTATTCTGACCATCGTACCCGGTGCACTGGTCATCTGGTTTGTGCGTAACCATCTTGCCAAGGGTTTTGCCCTCGGCCGGGTTTAG
- a CDS encoding carbohydrate ABC transporter permease has product MNKWENNRAWFLILPVFIIVAFSAVIPLMTVVNYSVQDIFGPGQRFFIGTEWFKEVLSDSRLHEALWRQLLFSGLVLLIEMPLGIAIALMMPKKGWGSSACLVVLALPLLIPWNVIGTIWIIFTRPDIGLFGATINGLGIPFDHTASPIDAWITVMLMEVWHWTPLVALLAYAGLRAIPEAYYQAAKIDGASAWAIFRYIQLPKMRGVLTIALLLRFMDSFLIYAEPFVLTGGGPGNSTTFLSIYLVKVAVGQFDLGPAAAFSLIYFLIVLLFCWLFYQALQAVGTGDK; this is encoded by the coding sequence ATGAACAAATGGGAAAATAACAGGGCGTGGTTCCTCATTCTGCCCGTCTTTATCATCGTGGCGTTCAGTGCCGTGATTCCGCTCATGACCGTGGTGAACTATTCCGTGCAGGATATTTTTGGCCCCGGTCAGCGTTTCTTCATAGGCACCGAATGGTTCAAGGAAGTACTTTCAGACAGCCGCCTGCATGAAGCGCTCTGGCGGCAGCTTCTGTTCTCCGGCCTGGTACTGCTCATCGAGATGCCGCTGGGCATAGCCATAGCGCTCATGATGCCCAAGAAAGGCTGGGGCTCATCGGCCTGTCTGGTGGTGCTGGCCTTGCCGCTGCTGATTCCGTGGAACGTTATCGGCACCATATGGATCATCTTCACCCGGCCGGATATCGGGTTGTTCGGGGCCACCATAAACGGGCTTGGAATACCGTTCGACCACACGGCGAGTCCGATTGATGCGTGGATTACCGTGATGCTCATGGAAGTGTGGCACTGGACCCCGCTGGTGGCATTGCTGGCATATGCCGGTCTGCGCGCCATTCCGGAAGCGTATTATCAGGCTGCCAAGATCGACGGTGCCTCGGCGTGGGCCATATTCCGCTATATCCAGCTGCCCAAGATGCGCGGGGTGCTCACCATCGCGCTTCTGCTGCGGTTCATGGACAGCTTCCTCATCTACGCCGAACCATTCGTCCTTACGGGCGGCGGTCCCGGCAACTCAACCACCTTCCTGTCCATCTATCTGGTGAAGGTAGCGGTGGGCCAGTTCGACCTCGGGCCTGCGGCCGCATTCTCACTCATCTACTTCCTTATCGTCCTGCTGTTCTGCTGGCTGTTCTATCAGGCACTGCAGGCCGTGGGCACGGGAGACAAGTAA
- a CDS encoding ABC transporter ATP-binding protein yields MARIDLNEIKHSYKPNPRNDDDFALKRVHTTWDDGGAYALLGPSGCGKTTMLNIISGLLKPSHGQILYDGKDVSSLQPEQRNIAQVFQFPVLYDTMTVYDNLAFPLRNRGVPSRDVDARVRKIADTLELSADLGKRAAGLSADAKQKISLGRGLVRSDVAAILFDEPLTVIDPHLKWELRRKLKEIHNEFGLTMIYVTHDQVEAMTFADKIVIMYEGEIVQTGTPEELFERPEHEFVGYFIGSPGMNFMKCTLDGDFARVNGSAIPLEEGCGVRASRLGTDFKIGIRPMYTGVFATREECGNAPAFEGRVLGVEDQGFCRIVTVQFGGQEIKARVSDSRTVVDGACWVVFPADKTRLFFNERLVG; encoded by the coding sequence ATGGCCCGAATAGACCTGAACGAAATCAAGCACAGCTACAAGCCGAATCCCAGGAACGATGATGATTTCGCGCTCAAACGCGTGCACACCACGTGGGATGATGGCGGGGCCTATGCCCTGCTTGGTCCTTCCGGATGTGGCAAGACAACCATGTTGAATATCATTTCCGGCCTGCTCAAGCCTTCTCACGGGCAGATACTGTATGACGGAAAAGACGTTTCCTCTCTGCAGCCGGAACAACGCAACATAGCGCAGGTATTCCAGTTTCCCGTGCTCTACGACACCATGACGGTGTACGACAACCTTGCCTTTCCGCTTCGCAACCGGGGCGTTCCTTCCCGCGATGTGGATGCCCGCGTGCGCAAGATAGCCGATACGCTCGAGCTGTCGGCAGACCTCGGCAAACGTGCCGCGGGACTTTCCGCTGATGCGAAGCAGAAAATATCTCTGGGGCGCGGGCTGGTGCGCAGCGACGTTGCCGCCATTCTCTTTGACGAACCCCTTACGGTTATCGATCCGCACCTGAAATGGGAACTGCGTCGCAAGCTCAAAGAGATTCATAACGAATTCGGCCTGACCATGATCTACGTGACCCACGATCAGGTGGAGGCCATGACCTTCGCCGACAAGATCGTGATCATGTACGAGGGCGAGATTGTGCAGACCGGAACGCCGGAAGAACTGTTCGAACGTCCGGAGCATGAATTCGTGGGCTACTTCATCGGCAGCCCCGGCATGAACTTCATGAAGTGTACGCTGGACGGTGATTTCGCCCGCGTGAACGGCTCCGCTATTCCGCTGGAAGAAGGCTGCGGCGTGCGGGCTTCCCGCCTGGGGACGGATTTCAAGATCGGCATACGACCCATGTACACCGGCGTGTTTGCCACTCGTGAAGAGTGCGGCAATGCCCCCGCGTTTGAGGGGCGTGTGCTGGGGGTGGAAGATCAGGGTTTCTGTCGCATTGTGACAGTGCAGTTTGGTGGTCAGGAGATAAAAGCCCGCGTCAGCGATAGCCGCACCGTAGTCGACGGTGCCTGCTGGGTGGTCTTTCCTGCGGACAAGACCAGACTCTTCTTCAACGAACGGCTGGTCGGGTAG
- a CDS encoding ABC transporter ATP-binding protein — MGLQLKDVSKFVGQEVHLKDISLHLEPGSRYVVLGRTLAGKTSLLRVMAGLDRPSKGTVVAGGVDVTGVSVRKRNIGMVYQQFINYPSLTIYDNIASPLKIHGVPKAEVDRRVREAASMLHIDHLLDRLPAELSGGQQQRTAIARALVKDVDLLLLDEPLVNLDYKLREELRDELQKIFGQRDSVVVYTTTEPSEALMLGGNVIVMHEGRVLQVGTTTDVYQNPANVKVAQVFSDPPINFIPVSIEENCNRFGEDLCLPPTSEIAALPKGEYTFGIRSNKFSLFDLGEGYFPITGTVGLAEINGSETFIHFMHGNESYVVQEEGVHTRKVGSRIAVYAHPGDFYVFNKAGNLLVAPKHGR; from the coding sequence ATGGGTTTACAACTCAAAGATGTTTCTAAGTTTGTGGGGCAGGAAGTTCATCTCAAGGACATTTCCCTGCACCTGGAGCCGGGTTCGAGATACGTCGTGCTCGGCAGAACTCTGGCCGGAAAGACCTCGCTTCTGCGGGTCATGGCAGGGCTGGACAGGCCGAGTAAGGGCACTGTTGTTGCCGGTGGCGTGGATGTGACAGGGGTGTCCGTCCGCAAGCGCAATATCGGCATGGTATATCAGCAGTTCATCAATTATCCTTCCCTTACCATCTACGACAACATTGCCTCGCCCCTGAAGATTCATGGCGTTCCCAAGGCGGAAGTGGACAGGCGTGTCCGCGAGGCGGCTTCCATGTTGCATATTGATCATCTTCTGGACCGGCTTCCTGCCGAACTTTCCGGTGGGCAGCAGCAGCGTACCGCCATAGCCCGTGCTTTGGTCAAGGACGTGGACCTGCTTCTTCTCGACGAACCTCTGGTCAACCTCGATTACAAATTGCGTGAGGAACTGCGCGACGAGCTGCAGAAGATATTCGGCCAGCGCGATTCTGTTGTGGTGTATACAACCACGGAACCTTCAGAGGCCCTGATGCTGGGCGGCAACGTCATCGTCATGCACGAGGGGCGGGTGCTGCAGGTGGGAACCACCACCGATGTGTATCAGAATCCTGCCAATGTGAAGGTGGCGCAGGTGTTCAGCGATCCGCCCATCAACTTCATTCCTGTCAGCATCGAAGAAAACTGCAATCGTTTCGGTGAAGACCTGTGTCTTCCTCCCACGTCGGAAATCGCAGCCCTGCCCAAGGGGGAATATACCTTCGGTATCCGCTCGAACAAGTTTTCGTTGTTTGATCTCGGAGAAGGCTATTTCCCTATCACGGGTACTGTAGGACTTGCGGAAATCAACGGCTCGGAAACCTTCATCCATTTCATGCACGGCAACGAATCTTATGTTGTGCAGGAAGAAGGGGTGCATACCCGCAAGGTCGGGAGCCGCATTGCCGTATACGCGCATCCCGGCGACTTCTATGTGTTCAACAAGGCGGGCAATCTGCTTGTCGCGCCCAAGCACGGCAGATAG
- a CDS encoding DeoR family transcriptional regulator produces the protein MFDTQDAAEEAAEGRHEAVRMRHEQVLQLIREQGFMSIGALAEMFSVTPQTVRRDINILSRQGLLQRHHGGAGPVLSTENVDYLDRRIMCLQEKREIARLVAQQIPARSSLFINIGTTTEEVAKALFKHDKLRVITNNINVAQTMSKNASFEVIVSGGLVRHKDCGIVGEATIDFIRQFKVDYGIIGISSIDMDGTLLDFDYREVRAARAIMENSRKVFLVTDHTKFGRNAMVRLGSIEEIDALFTDKRPPEELVEIMRRAGVALHVAE, from the coding sequence ATGTTTGATACGCAGGATGCTGCGGAAGAGGCGGCGGAAGGCAGGCATGAAGCTGTGCGTATGCGGCATGAACAGGTGCTGCAGCTGATAAGGGAGCAAGGCTTTATGTCTATAGGTGCCCTTGCCGAAATGTTCAGCGTTACGCCCCAGACGGTGCGCCGCGATATAAATATTCTGAGCAGGCAGGGCCTGCTGCAGCGGCACCATGGTGGTGCCGGTCCCGTGCTCAGCACGGAAAACGTGGATTATCTGGACCGGAGGATCATGTGCCTGCAGGAAAAGCGCGAGATAGCGCGGCTGGTTGCCCAGCAGATTCCTGCCCGGTCATCGCTCTTCATTAATATAGGAACCACGACGGAAGAGGTTGCCAAGGCCCTGTTCAAGCATGACAAGCTGCGGGTCATAACCAACAATATCAATGTGGCGCAGACCATGTCCAAGAACGCTTCCTTCGAGGTCATCGTTTCGGGCGGGCTGGTGCGCCACAAGGATTGCGGCATCGTGGGCGAGGCAACCATAGATTTCATCCGCCAGTTCAAGGTGGATTACGGCATCATAGGCATAAGCAGCATAGACATGGACGGCACCCTGCTGGATTTCGATTACCGCGAAGTGCGTGCAGCGCGGGCGATCATGGAAAATTCCCGCAAGGTGTTTCTGGTTACGGACCACACCAAATTCGGCCGCAACGCCATGGTGAGACTGGGCAGCATAGAGGAGATAGATGCCCTGTTCACCGACAAGCGCCCGCCGGAAGAGCTTGTGGAGATCATGCGTCGTGCGGGCGTTGCGCTGCATGTGGCGGAATAG
- the glpA gene encoding anaerobic glycerol-3-phosphate dehydrogenase subunit GlpA: MKTLSTTVLIIGGGATGTGLARDLSLRGVHCLLVEKRDINSGASGANHGLLHSGARYVASDSEAAIECREEGAILKKLAPQCIDDTGGLFVAVPGDNEDYIANFESMCARSAVPCTAISPEEARALEPALADNIIAAYSVEDAAVDPFMLSLDNLAHAVTLGSEYRCNARVTNLHIRNGRIEKVSVHDDTTGEEFLVEAQLVVNAAGAWAGKIASMAGAKIHLLYSSGSLLITQNRLTSRVINRLRKAADSDILVPGGTVSVLGTTSVTIDDPDKSRPTVEEADRIIDDARAMMPLLETTRYIRAYAGVRPLVLAGNAGDARNVSRGFSLIDHARDSIENFVTITGGKLTTFRLMAERTADLVCAKLGVSAPCVTREVPLPASTMGRWTEPGLTAKAWLGTRDVHDQILCECEMVSRSVVDNIIDTIGAEGPNRGDSMLTAIGLRSRVGKGPCQGGFCGLRVTSHLYDRGCVHAEQGVDELKNFIERRWRGFSPILWGLPAMQADLQEALYCGMMDMELNGHRPDADTLGADSMQEISSLGGRE, encoded by the coding sequence ATGAAAACTCTATCAACTACCGTTCTTATCATTGGTGGCGGCGCAACGGGCACGGGGCTGGCAAGGGATCTTTCCCTTCGCGGGGTTCACTGCCTGCTTGTGGAAAAGCGCGACATCAACTCGGGGGCTTCCGGCGCCAACCACGGGCTGCTGCACAGCGGCGCCCGCTATGTGGCATCGGATTCCGAAGCAGCCATTGAATGCCGTGAAGAAGGCGCAATCCTCAAAAAACTGGCCCCCCAGTGTATCGACGACACGGGCGGCCTGTTTGTTGCCGTTCCCGGCGACAATGAAGATTACATCGCCAATTTCGAATCCATGTGCGCACGCAGCGCGGTTCCCTGCACCGCCATATCGCCGGAAGAAGCCAGAGCGCTCGAGCCAGCCCTCGCCGACAACATCATCGCGGCCTACAGCGTTGAAGATGCCGCCGTTGATCCCTTCATGCTCTCGCTGGACAACCTTGCGCATGCCGTGACCCTTGGCAGCGAATACCGCTGCAACGCCCGCGTCACAAACCTGCACATACGCAACGGCCGCATTGAAAAAGTATCCGTCCATGACGATACCACCGGCGAAGAATTTCTGGTGGAAGCCCAGCTCGTGGTAAACGCCGCAGGCGCGTGGGCAGGCAAGATTGCTTCCATGGCCGGGGCAAAGATACACCTGCTCTACTCCTCCGGCAGCCTGCTCATCACGCAGAACCGCCTGACCTCCCGCGTCATCAACCGGCTGCGCAAGGCTGCGGACTCCGACATTCTTGTTCCCGGCGGCACTGTTTCCGTTCTCGGCACCACCTCCGTCACCATTGACGATCCGGACAAGAGCCGACCGACAGTGGAAGAAGCCGACCGCATCATAGACGATGCCCGCGCCATGATGCCCCTGCTGGAAACCACCCGCTACATCCGTGCTTACGCAGGCGTGCGGCCCCTTGTTCTGGCCGGAAACGCCGGCGATGCCCGCAACGTGAGCCGAGGCTTCAGCCTCATCGATCATGCGCGTGACAGCATAGAGAACTTTGTGACCATAACCGGTGGCAAGCTCACCACCTTCCGGCTCATGGCGGAACGGACAGCCGACCTTGTCTGTGCCAAGCTGGGAGTTTCCGCCCCCTGTGTGACACGGGAGGTTCCCCTGCCCGCCTCCACCATGGGCAGATGGACGGAACCCGGGCTCACCGCCAAGGCATGGCTCGGCACCCGCGACGTGCACGACCAGATTCTGTGCGAATGCGAAATGGTTTCGCGCAGTGTCGTCGACAATATTATTGATACCATCGGGGCCGAAGGTCCCAACAGAGGCGATTCCATGCTCACCGCCATCGGCCTGCGCAGCCGTGTGGGCAAAGGCCCCTGTCAGGGCGGGTTCTGCGGCCTGCGCGTGACCAGCCATCTGTATGACAGAGGCTGCGTGCACGCCGAGCAGGGTGTGGACGAACTCAAGAACTTCATAGAGCGCCGCTGGCGCGGTTTCTCGCCCATTCTGTGGGGCCTGCCCGCCATGCAGGCCGACCTGCAGGAAGCGCTCTACTGCGGCATGATGGATATGGAACTCAACGGCCACAGACCGGATGCGGACACGCTCGGCGCAGACAGCATGCAGGAAATTTCCTCTCTCGGGGGCAGGGAATGA
- the glpB gene encoding glycerol-3-phosphate dehydrogenase subunit GlpB, whose amino-acid sequence MNRYDTIYDVMVIGSGFAGMAATLFAAERGLKVAQTGATGGIDFSTGFLDLMAVHPVAEGRYWDSPWDAIDAVIADHPAHPYARLGKDRIRTAMNDFTEFLRSQKLEYMGHEDRNTPILSPAGTVKRTYRIPRTAWKGTEALRDKAPTLIVDFNGLKGFSGRQIVEMQQTAWPRLKTVRVDFPGSFGELYPEHMAWTLSSPERCRELADSIAEQAKDVEYIGFPAVLGLNDPVRTVTLLEELTGKHVFEIPTLPPSITGPRLRATFDRGLAPRGVCTFSQKLVLEARRDKDGLFTFLIGVPGDARPVKARNAILATGRFFGKGLRAERNGVVEPIFGIPVTQPAERTAWHHQHFFDRHGHAINMSGIEVDDSQHPLDAQGKVVHDNLYAAGAIQGHHDWMRMKCGAGIAIATAYRAVESICGTTP is encoded by the coding sequence ATGAACAGGTACGACACCATTTACGATGTCATGGTCATAGGCTCCGGCTTTGCGGGCATGGCTGCCACCCTTTTCGCGGCAGAACGCGGCCTGAAGGTGGCCCAGACCGGGGCCACCGGCGGCATTGACTTCAGCACGGGCTTTCTCGACCTGATGGCCGTGCATCCTGTGGCCGAAGGCCGCTACTGGGATTCACCCTGGGATGCCATCGATGCCGTCATTGCCGACCATCCGGCCCACCCCTATGCCCGTCTCGGCAAAGACCGCATTCGTACCGCCATGAACGACTTCACGGAGTTCCTGCGCAGCCAGAAGCTTGAATACATGGGGCATGAAGACCGTAACACCCCCATTCTTTCTCCCGCCGGAACGGTAAAGCGCACCTACCGCATTCCGCGTACCGCATGGAAGGGAACCGAAGCCCTGCGCGACAAGGCCCCTACCCTGATCGTGGACTTCAACGGTCTGAAAGGCTTCAGCGGGCGGCAGATCGTGGAAATGCAGCAGACTGCATGGCCCCGCCTCAAGACTGTGCGGGTGGATTTTCCCGGTTCCTTCGGAGAGCTCTATCCCGAACACATGGCATGGACGCTCAGCTCCCCTGAGCGATGCAGGGAACTTGCCGATTCCATTGCGGAACAGGCAAAGGACGTGGAGTACATAGGCTTTCCTGCCGTGCTGGGGCTGAACGATCCCGTGCGCACGGTCACCCTGCTCGAAGAGCTCACCGGCAAGCATGTGTTCGAAATTCCCACGCTGCCTCCGTCCATCACCGGCCCGCGCCTCAGAGCTACATTTGACCGAGGGCTGGCGCCCAGAGGGGTGTGCACCTTCTCACAAAAACTGGTGCTGGAAGCCCGCCGCGACAAAGACGGACTCTTCACCTTCCTCATCGGTGTTCCCGGCGATGCCCGTCCGGTAAAGGCACGCAACGCCATTCTCGCAACGGGCCGCTTCTTCGGCAAAGGCCTGCGTGCGGAACGGAACGGCGTGGTGGAACCCATTTTCGGCATTCCCGTCACCCAGCCCGCAGAGCGCACTGCATGGCATCACCAGCACTTCTTCGACAGGCACGGGCATGCCATCAACATGTCCGGCATTGAAGTGGACGACAGCCAGCATCCGCTGGATGCGCAAGGCAAGGTAGTGCATGACAACCTGTATGCAGCAGGAGCCATTCAGGGCCACCATGACTGGATGCGTATGAAGTGCGGAGCGGGCATAGCCATTGCCACGGCATATCGCGCGGTGGAATCCATTTGCGGGACCACCCCGTAA